In the Coturnix japonica isolate 7356 chromosome 6, Coturnix japonica 2.1, whole genome shotgun sequence genome, one interval contains:
- the TMEM150A gene encoding transmembrane protein 150A — translation MPAWAILPVMLPAFTITGMWIVYAMALSNNHICPVHNWNYNQSCGLDSPGSCCTLDHIPLVSKCGTLPPESCFFSLICSLGSFMVILVGLLRYAHVLERIGPSLLNTLGLAAGWLCAAGLTMVGNFQVDHAKVLHYIGAGVAFPTSMLFVFLQSVLTYRAAKTHGHYWTGHLRSILTAVAFVTLIFSGVFFIQESFVLQHVAALCEWVFIIDVLVFYGTFTFEFGAISTDTFLVLLRASRAPKSHKGEDSLPGAEGLPML, via the exons ATGCCCGCCTGGGCCATCCTGCCCGTCATGCTGCCCGCCTTCACCATCACCGGCATGTGGATCGT GTACGCCATGGCACTGTCCAACAACCACATCTGCCCTGTGCACAACTG GAACTACAACCAGTCGTGTGGCCTGGACAGCCCCGGCTCCTGCTGCACACTGGATCACATCCCGCTGGTCAG CAAGTGTGGCACCCTGCCTCCTGAGAGCTGCTTCTTCAGCCTCATCTGCAGCCTGGGCTCCTTCATGG TGATCCTGGTGGGGCTGCTGAGGTACGCCCACGTCCTGGAGCGCATTGGGCCATCGCTTCTCAACACcctggggctggctgcaggctggctctgtgctgctgggctcacCATGGTGGGCAACTTCCAG GTGGACCACGCCAAGGTGCTGCACTACATTGGGGCGGGGGTGGCCTTCCCCACCAGCATGCTGTTCGTCTTCCTGCAGTCCGTCCTCACGTACCGTGCAGCCAAGACCCACGGGCACTACTGGACAGGCCACCTGCGCAGCATCCTCACCGCCGTGGCCTTCGTCACACTCATCTTCA GCGGTGTGTTCTTCATCCAGGAGAGTTTTGTTCTGCAGCACGTGGCCGCCCTGTGCGAGTGGGTGTTCATCATTGACGTTCTGGTCTTCTATGGCACCTTCACTTTTGAGTTCGGGGCCATCTCTACAGACACCtttctggtgctgctgagagccAGCCGGGCCCCCAAGAGCCACAAAGGGGAGGACAGCCTGCCTGGCGCGGAGGGGCTGCCCATGCTCTGA